Within the Nitrospiraceae bacterium genome, the region AGACCTCTGGGTTTTTTAACTAAATCATTTACAATTTCAGGTAGGCCCAAATCCTGGAATGTTCTTATCTGAAAAGGGATAGTCCTGAATGCTCCGGCAACTGCGCCTCTCTGCATAAATATATTTGCCCTAAACCTGCTCAACCCTTTTACTCCAAAAGAAAGGTCCAGTTCATTATTCTCTTCAAATTTATGTTTTTGCGCATCAGTAAGAATGCTGTAGCAAAGAGCTTTTGTGTCAGCGGGTCCAAGCTGCGGCTGATCCAGAGGCAGAAGTCTGCCGTCAATCCTGATTCTGGGCGCACTTCCTGTTGTGATATGGAGGTCAGATGCCCCCTTTTCTATCATTGTCTTCAACAGGTCATATAATGTTGCCATTTATATTCCTCCCTATTATCGTATATCTTAATCCTTAAAAGTAACCCTCAGAACCTCTTCTATCGTAGTAACTCCCTCTGTAATTTTTGTGAGACCGCTCATCCTTAAGGTCTTCATGCCGCTTCTTACTGCGGATCTCTTTAATTCATCTGCTGAAGCTCCTTCAAGTATAAGCCTGCGAAGCTCTTCATCAACAAGCATAACCTCATAAAGGGCGACTCTTCCTTTATATCCGGAATTATTGCAAACATTACATCCTTTCCCCTTATAACACTTGACAGTTTTTGCCTGTTCTTCTGAAAAACCCAAATCGATCAAAGTATGATTAGGAATCTTTTCTTCTTCTTTGCACTGACTGCATATTTTTCTTGCTAGCCTCTGAGCCATTATCATTATAACAGAGGATGATACTAAAAATGGCTCGACACCCATGTTAAGCAATCTGCTTATGCTGCCCGGCGCATCATTTGTATGAAGCGTACTTAAAACAAGGTGTCCTGTCAGCGCTGCCTTGACAGCAATCTCTGCTGTTTCAAAATCACGAATCTCTCCAACAAGAATAATATCCGGCGCCTGTCTGAGAAAAGCCCTGAGTGTGCTTGCAAAAGTGAGTCCTATCTCTTCCTTCATCTGAACCTGATTTATACCAAGAAAATTATATTCTATAGGGTCCTCAGCGGTCATAATATTAATATCAGGCTTGTTAAGGTGATTGAGCGCAGAATATAGAGTAGTCGTCTTACCGCTTCCTGTTGGCCCTGTAACAAGTATCATCCCATAAGGCTTATTCAAAGCCTCCATGAATTTCTGAAGAGGAG harbors:
- the pilB gene encoding type IV-A pilus assembly ATPase PilB gives rise to the protein VDDIKFMTGYNVETVIATESALINAITTYYGGRGEGLVSAKQQMAGTTMKLEAKDYTLSDEELGSNEDMSFNEGPMVDVDEFDKVVGDALDDIEQVSEVDDKFSGKGDVEEPIVKLVSGILINAIKLGASDIHIEPYETSLRVRFRVDGVLALAMNLPLKVKNSVTSRLKIMSKLDIAERRLPQDGRIKLRLGKKREVDFRVSILPCLFGEKTVMRILDKTSLQVDLTKLGFEEAPLQKFMEALNKPYGMILVTGPTGSGKTTTLYSALNHLNKPDINIMTAEDPIEYNFLGINQVQMKEEIGLTFASTLRAFLRQAPDIILVGEIRDFETAEIAVKAALTGHLVLSTLHTNDAPGSISRLLNMGVEPFLVSSSVIMIMAQRLARKICSQCKEEEKIPNHTLIDLGFSEEQAKTVKCYKGKGCNVCNNSGYKGRVALYEVMLVDEELRRLILEGASADELKRSAVRSGMKTLRMSGLTKITEGVTTIEEVLRVTFKD